From one Odontesthes bonariensis isolate fOdoBon6 chromosome 14, fOdoBon6.hap1, whole genome shotgun sequence genomic stretch:
- the rbp1.1 gene encoding retinol-binding protein 1.1 — MPVNLTGYWKMSSNENFEEYLKALDVNVAIRKIATLLKPDKDIVHDGDHIIIKTLSTFKNYNMDFHVGKEFEEDLSGVDDRKCMTTISWEGDKLVCVQKGEIEGRGWTHWVEGDELHLELRAAGAVSKQIFKKT; from the exons ATGCCAGTTAACCTGACCGGATACTGGAAAATGAGCTCCAATGAAAACTTCGAGGAGTACCTGAAGGCTCTGG ATGTGAATGTTGCCATCAGGAAAATTGCCACCTTACTCAAACCTGACAAGGACATCGTTCACGATGGGGACCACATAATCATCAAGACCCTCAGTACCTTCAAAAACTACAACATGGACTTCCATGTGGGCAAAGAGTTTGAGGAGGATCTGAgtggagtggatgacagaaagTGCATG ACCACCATCAGCTGGGAGGGAGACAAGCTGGTGTGTGTTCAGAAGGGGGAGATTGAAGGAAGAGGCTGGACCCACTGGGTGGAGGGAGATGAGCTTCATCTG gagctgagagctgcagGAGCTGTTTCCAAGCAAATCTTCAAGAAGACCTAA
- the LOC142399177 gene encoding retinol-binding protein 2-like: MPADFTGKWILETNDKFEEYLKVLNIDFATRKIAISLSQTKVVVQDGNKFDFKTLSTFRNYELAFTVGVEFDEYTKGLDNKHVKSLVKWEGDQLVCTQKGEKSNRGWKHWIEGDKLYLELTCEDVVCLQVFRRKE; the protein is encoded by the exons ATGCCTGCAGACTTCACTGGGAAATGGATACTGGAAACCAATGACAAATTTGAGGAATACTTGAAAGTGTTGA ATATTGACTTTGCAACAAGGAAAATTGCCATCTCCTTGTCTCAGACCAAAGTGGTCGTCCAAGACGGAAACAAGTTTGACTTCAAAACACTCAGCACCTTTAGGAATTATGAGCTCGCCTTCACTGTAGGTGTGGAGTTTGATGAGTACACTAAGGGGCTAGACAACAAACACGTCAAG AGTCTGGTAAAGTGGGAGGGGGACCAGCTGGTGTGCACTCAGAAAGGTGAGAAGTCCAACCGTGGCTGGAAACACTGGATCGAAGGAGACAAACTCTACCTG GAGCTGACATGTGAAGATGTAGTTTGCCTTCAAGTGTTCAGGAGGAAAGAATAA
- the copb2 gene encoding coatomer subunit beta' isoform X1, translated as MPLRLDIKRRLTARSDRVKSVDLHPTEPWMLASLYNGSVCVWNHETQTLVKTFEVCDLPVRASKFVARKNWVITGADDMQIRVFNYNTLERVHMFEAHSDYIRCIAVHPTQPYILTSSDDMLIKLWDWEKKWSCSQVFEGHTHYVMQIVINPKDNNQFASASLDRTIKVWQLGSSSPNFTLEGHEKGVNCIDYYSGGDKPYLISGADDRQVKIWDYQNKTCVQTLEGHAQNVSCVSFHPELPIIITGSEDGTVRIWHSSTYRLESTLNYGMERVWCVCGLRGSNNVALGYDEGSIIIKVGREEPAMSMDTNGKIIWAKHSEIQQANLKAMGDAEIKDGERLPLAVKDMGSCEIYPQTIQHNPNGRFVVVCGDGEYIIYTAMALRNKSFGSAQEFVWAHDSSEYAIRESNSIVKIFKNFKEKKSFKPDFGAEGIYGGFLLGVRSVNGLAFYDWENTELIRRIEIQPKHIFWSDSGELVCIATEESFFILRYLSEKVASSQENNEGVTEDGIEDAFEVQGEIQEIVKTGLWVGDCFIYTSSVNRLNYFVGGEIVTIAHLDRTMYLLGYIPKDDRLYLGDKELNIVSYSLLVSVLEYQTAVMRRDFGMADKVLPTIPKEQRTRVAHFLEKQGFKQQALAVSTDSEHRFELALQLGELKIAYQLAVEAESEQKWKQLAELAISKCQFGLAQECLHHAQDYGGLLLLATASGNATMVGKLAEGAERDGKNNVAFMTYFLQGKLDQCLELLIKTNRLPEAAFLARTYLPSQVSRVVKLWRESLAKVNQKAAESLADPTEYENLFPGLKEAFAAEHYLRESCLGSSRPAKDYPLVTPNEDRNILEEAQGYEPKGTFIPLIPKTQDSEESSSVPEASETPSQPEPPTAPAAIDEVEKEEEDEEEEEEEDEEEESPAFSESQKDKQSLDELEVDLDNMELDDIDTTDVNLDDDFLDD; from the exons ATG CCTCTGAGGCTGGACATTAAGCGGAGGCTGACAGCCAGGTCGGACCGAGTGAAGAGTGTGGACCTTCACCCGACTGAGCCATGGATGCTGGCCAGTCTGTACAACGGCAGCGTCTGCGTGTGGAACCACGAAACACAG acaCTGGTCAAGACTTTCGAAGTGTGTGACCTCCCTGTTAGAGCTTCAAAGTTTGTGGCAAGGAAGAACTGGGTCATCACAGGAGCA GATGACATGCAGATCCGTGTGTTCAACTACAACACCTTGGAGCGCGTCCACATGTTTGAAGCCCACTCTGACTACATCCGCTGCATTGCCGTCCATCCAACCCAGCCGTACATCCTCACCAGCAGTG ATGACATGCTGATCAAGCTATGGGActgggagaagaagtggtcgTGCAGCCAGGTGTTTGAGGGTCACACTCATTATGTTATGCAGATTGTCATCAACCCAAAAGACAACAATCAGTTTGCCAGCGCCTCCCTGGACAGAACAATTAAG GTTTGGCAGCTGGGCTCTTCATCTCCCAATTTCACTTTGGAGGGTCATGAGAAGGGCGTGAACTGTATTGACTACTACAGCGGAGGAGACAAGCCCTACTTGATATCAGGAGCTGATGACCGCCAGGTCAAAATCTGGGACTACCAG AACAAGACCTGCGTTCAGACTCTGGAGGGCCATGCCCAGAATGTCTCTTGTGTCAGCTTCCACCCTGAACTGCCCATCATCATCACTGGATCTGAAGATG GCACTGTGCGTATCTGGCACTCAAGCACTTACCGCCTGGAAAGCACACTGAACTATGGCATGGAACGAGTGTGGTGTGTGTGCGGCCTCAGGGGTTCCAACAATGTGGCTCTGGGATATGATGAAGGCAGCATCATTATCAAG GTGGGTCGTGAGGAGCCAGCAATGTCTATGGACACTAATGGCAAAATAATCTGGGCTAAACACAGTGAAATACAGCAAGCCAACCTCAAGGCTATGGGTGATGCCGAAATCAAAGACGGGGAGAGACTGCCATTGGCTGTCAAAGACATGGGCAGCTGTGAGATTTACCCTCAAACCATCCAGCATAATCCTAATGgaag GTTTGTTGTGGTGTGTGGAGATGGAGAGTATATCATCTACACTGCTATGGCTTTGAGGAATAAGAGCTTTGGTTCAGCACAAGAGTTCGTCTGGGCACACGACTCCTCCGA ATATGCCATCAGAGAAAGCAACAGTATTGTCAAAATCttcaaaaacttcaaagagaagAAATCTTTTAAGCCTGACTTCGGAGCAGAAG GAATCTATGGAGGCTTCTTGCTTGGTGTGAGGTCAGTGAATGGCCTTGCGTTTTATGACTGGGAAAACACTGAGCTCATCCGCCGCATCGAGATCCAGCCCAAGCAC ATCTTTTGGTCAGACTCTGGAGAATTGGTCTGCATTGCTACTGAGGAGTCCTTCTTCATTCTACGTTACCTGTCAGAAAAAGTAGCCTCCTCCCAGGAGAACAATGAAGGAGTGACCGAGGACGGTATTGAAGATGCCTTTGAG GTCCAGGGAGAGATCCAGGAGATTGTGAAGACTGGCCTTTGGGTTGGTGACTGCTTCATCTACACCAGCTCTGTAAACAGACTCAACTACTTTGTTGGAGGAGAAATAGTGACTATTGCACACCTGGACAG GACCATGTACCTGCTGGGTTATATTCCAAAAGATGACCGTCTGTATCTGGGAGACAAGGAGCTCAACATTGTTAGTTATTCGCTGCTGGTGTCTGTCCTGGAGTACCAGACTGCCGTAATGAGGAGAGACTTTGGAATGGCAGACAAGGTGCTGCCCACTATCCCTAAAGAGCAGAGGACCAGGGTGGCACATTTCCTCGAGAAACAG GGCTTCAAACAGCAGGCGCTGGCAGTGTCCACTGACTCAGAGCACAGGTTCGAGTTGGCCTTGCAACTGGGAGAGTTGAAGATAGCCTACCAGCTGGCTGTGGAAGCAGAG TCGGAGCAGAAGTGGAAGCAGCTAGCTGAGCTGGCTATCagtaaatgccaatttggcctggCCCAAGAGTGCCTGCACCACGCTCAGGATTATGGCGGCCTGCTCCTCCTTGCCACTGCCTCTGGCAATGCCACCATGGTGGGCAAACTGGCTGAAGGGGCCGAAAGGGACGGCAAGAACAACGTGGCCTTCATGACTTACTTCCTGCAGGGAAA ACTGGATCAATGTTTGGAGCTTTTGATCAAGACAAACAGACTACCAGAGGCAGCTTTTCTGGCTCGCACCTACCTTCCCAGCCAGGTGTCTCGTGTGGTCAAATTGTGGAGGGAAAGTTTAGCCAAAGTCAACCAGAAG GCAGCCGAATCCTTAGCAGACCCCACAGAGTATGAAAATCTGTTCCCTGGGCTGAAAGAAGCATTTGCAGCTGAGCATTATCTGAGAGAGAGCTGCTTGGGAAGCTCCAGACCTGCTAAAGACTATCCACTTGTTACA CCCAACGAGGACAGGAATATTCTCGAGGAGGCTCAGGGATATGAGCCCAAAGGCACCTTCATCCCCCTTATCCCCAAG
- the nmnat3 gene encoding nicotinamide/nicotinic acid mononucleotide adenylyltransferase 3 produces MATRRVPLYLLACGSFNPITNQHMRLFELARDHMHSTGQYQVVGGIVSPVSDGYGKQGLVQAKHRIAMAKLALQSSNWVTVDEWESQQPDWTETVVTMRYHYGRILKHAQSVGTHRGSSGNTTPLSSPSPQLKLLCGADFLDTFKIPDLWLDDHVEELVRHFGLVCVSRGSLQPERAVHDSDTLSRHRENIFLVREWVRNDTSATEVRRALRRSLSVKYLVPDSVIEYINQHNLYTVHSEKRNEGTVLRPLIKQAQQPAKSLDD; encoded by the exons ATGGCCACCCGTCGAGTACCATTATATTTGTTAGCCTGTGGCTCTTTTAATCCAATTACCAATCAGCACATGAGGCTGTTTGAGTTGGCCAGAGACCACATGCACAGCACAG GGCAGTACCAGGTGGTGGGTGGCATCGTGTCTCCAGTGAGTGACGGATATGGAAAGCAAGGCCTGGTTCAGGCGAAGCATCGTATTGCCATGGCAAAACTGGCACTTCAGAGCTCCAACTGGGTCACAGTTGATGAATGGGAGAGCCAGCAGCCAGACTGGACGGAGACGGTGGTCACTATGAG GTATCATTATGGGCGAATTCTGAAACATGCGCAGAGCGTTGGAACACACAGAGGCTCCAGTGGAAACACCACTCCACTCTCAA GTCCATCTCCCCAGCTGAAGCTTCTGTGTGGCGCTGACTTCTTGGACACCTTCAAGATCCCGGACTTGTGGCTGGACGATCACGTGGAAGAGTTGGTCAGACATTttggcctcgtctgtgtctccCGAGGGAGTCTGCAGCCTGAGCGGGCCGTACACGACTCGGACACATTGTCACGCCACAGAGAAAATATTTTCCTGGTGAGGGAATGGGTGAGGAATGACACGAGTGCCACAGAGGTCCGGCGTGCGCTGAGACGAAGTCTTAGCGTCAAATACTTGGTCCCAGACTCTGTGATCGAATATATTAATCAGCATAATCTCTACACTGTGCACAGCGAGAAGAGAAATGAGGGCACAGTGCTGAGACCGCTCATCAAACAAGCGCAACAGCCGGCAAAGAGTCTTGACGACTAA
- the copb2 gene encoding coatomer subunit beta' isoform X2 gives MPLRLDIKRRLTARSDRVKSVDLHPTEPWMLASLYNGSVCVWNHETQTLVKTFEVCDLPVRASKFVARKNWVITGADDMQIRVFNYNTLERVHMFEAHSDYIRCIAVHPTQPYILTSSDDMLIKLWDWEKKWSCSQVFEGHTHYVMQIVINPKDNNQFASASLDRTIKVWQLGSSSPNFTLEGHEKGVNCIDYYSGGDKPYLISGADDRQVKIWDYQNKTCVQTLEGHAQNVSCVSFHPELPIIITGSEDGTVRIWHSSTYRLESTLNYGMERVWCVCGLRGSNNVALGYDEGSIIIKVGREEPAMSMDTNGKIIWAKHSEIQQANLKAMGDAEIKDGERLPLAVKDMGSCEIYPQTIQHNPNGRFVVVCGDGEYIIYTAMALRNKSFGSAQEFVWAHDSSEYAIRESNSIVKIFKNFKEKKSFKPDFGAEGIYGGFLLGVRSVNGLAFYDWENTELIRRIEIQPKHIFWSDSGELVCIATEESFFILRYLSEKVASSQENNEGVTEDGIEDAFEVQGEIQEIVKTGLWVGDCFIYTSSVNRLNYFVGGEIVTIAHLDRTMYLLGYIPKDDRLYLGDKELNIVSYSLLVSVLEYQTAVMRRDFGMADKVLPTIPKEQRTRVAHFLEKQGFKQQALAVSTDSEHRFELALQLGELKIAYQLAVEAESEQKWKQLAELAISKCQFGLAQECLHHAQDYGGLLLLATASGNATMVGKLAEGAERDGKNNVAFMTYFLQGKLDQCLELLIKTNRLPEAAFLARTYLPSQVSRVVKLWRESLAKVNQKAAESLADPTEYENLFPGLKEAFAAEHYLRESCLGSSRPAKDYPLVTPNEDRNILEEAQGYEPKGTFIPLIPKTQDSEESSSVPEASETPSQPEPPTAPAAIDEVEKEEEDEEEEEEEDEEEESPAFSESQKDKSLDELEVDLDNMELDDIDTTDVNLDDDFLDD, from the exons ATG CCTCTGAGGCTGGACATTAAGCGGAGGCTGACAGCCAGGTCGGACCGAGTGAAGAGTGTGGACCTTCACCCGACTGAGCCATGGATGCTGGCCAGTCTGTACAACGGCAGCGTCTGCGTGTGGAACCACGAAACACAG acaCTGGTCAAGACTTTCGAAGTGTGTGACCTCCCTGTTAGAGCTTCAAAGTTTGTGGCAAGGAAGAACTGGGTCATCACAGGAGCA GATGACATGCAGATCCGTGTGTTCAACTACAACACCTTGGAGCGCGTCCACATGTTTGAAGCCCACTCTGACTACATCCGCTGCATTGCCGTCCATCCAACCCAGCCGTACATCCTCACCAGCAGTG ATGACATGCTGATCAAGCTATGGGActgggagaagaagtggtcgTGCAGCCAGGTGTTTGAGGGTCACACTCATTATGTTATGCAGATTGTCATCAACCCAAAAGACAACAATCAGTTTGCCAGCGCCTCCCTGGACAGAACAATTAAG GTTTGGCAGCTGGGCTCTTCATCTCCCAATTTCACTTTGGAGGGTCATGAGAAGGGCGTGAACTGTATTGACTACTACAGCGGAGGAGACAAGCCCTACTTGATATCAGGAGCTGATGACCGCCAGGTCAAAATCTGGGACTACCAG AACAAGACCTGCGTTCAGACTCTGGAGGGCCATGCCCAGAATGTCTCTTGTGTCAGCTTCCACCCTGAACTGCCCATCATCATCACTGGATCTGAAGATG GCACTGTGCGTATCTGGCACTCAAGCACTTACCGCCTGGAAAGCACACTGAACTATGGCATGGAACGAGTGTGGTGTGTGTGCGGCCTCAGGGGTTCCAACAATGTGGCTCTGGGATATGATGAAGGCAGCATCATTATCAAG GTGGGTCGTGAGGAGCCAGCAATGTCTATGGACACTAATGGCAAAATAATCTGGGCTAAACACAGTGAAATACAGCAAGCCAACCTCAAGGCTATGGGTGATGCCGAAATCAAAGACGGGGAGAGACTGCCATTGGCTGTCAAAGACATGGGCAGCTGTGAGATTTACCCTCAAACCATCCAGCATAATCCTAATGgaag GTTTGTTGTGGTGTGTGGAGATGGAGAGTATATCATCTACACTGCTATGGCTTTGAGGAATAAGAGCTTTGGTTCAGCACAAGAGTTCGTCTGGGCACACGACTCCTCCGA ATATGCCATCAGAGAAAGCAACAGTATTGTCAAAATCttcaaaaacttcaaagagaagAAATCTTTTAAGCCTGACTTCGGAGCAGAAG GAATCTATGGAGGCTTCTTGCTTGGTGTGAGGTCAGTGAATGGCCTTGCGTTTTATGACTGGGAAAACACTGAGCTCATCCGCCGCATCGAGATCCAGCCCAAGCAC ATCTTTTGGTCAGACTCTGGAGAATTGGTCTGCATTGCTACTGAGGAGTCCTTCTTCATTCTACGTTACCTGTCAGAAAAAGTAGCCTCCTCCCAGGAGAACAATGAAGGAGTGACCGAGGACGGTATTGAAGATGCCTTTGAG GTCCAGGGAGAGATCCAGGAGATTGTGAAGACTGGCCTTTGGGTTGGTGACTGCTTCATCTACACCAGCTCTGTAAACAGACTCAACTACTTTGTTGGAGGAGAAATAGTGACTATTGCACACCTGGACAG GACCATGTACCTGCTGGGTTATATTCCAAAAGATGACCGTCTGTATCTGGGAGACAAGGAGCTCAACATTGTTAGTTATTCGCTGCTGGTGTCTGTCCTGGAGTACCAGACTGCCGTAATGAGGAGAGACTTTGGAATGGCAGACAAGGTGCTGCCCACTATCCCTAAAGAGCAGAGGACCAGGGTGGCACATTTCCTCGAGAAACAG GGCTTCAAACAGCAGGCGCTGGCAGTGTCCACTGACTCAGAGCACAGGTTCGAGTTGGCCTTGCAACTGGGAGAGTTGAAGATAGCCTACCAGCTGGCTGTGGAAGCAGAG TCGGAGCAGAAGTGGAAGCAGCTAGCTGAGCTGGCTATCagtaaatgccaatttggcctggCCCAAGAGTGCCTGCACCACGCTCAGGATTATGGCGGCCTGCTCCTCCTTGCCACTGCCTCTGGCAATGCCACCATGGTGGGCAAACTGGCTGAAGGGGCCGAAAGGGACGGCAAGAACAACGTGGCCTTCATGACTTACTTCCTGCAGGGAAA ACTGGATCAATGTTTGGAGCTTTTGATCAAGACAAACAGACTACCAGAGGCAGCTTTTCTGGCTCGCACCTACCTTCCCAGCCAGGTGTCTCGTGTGGTCAAATTGTGGAGGGAAAGTTTAGCCAAAGTCAACCAGAAG GCAGCCGAATCCTTAGCAGACCCCACAGAGTATGAAAATCTGTTCCCTGGGCTGAAAGAAGCATTTGCAGCTGAGCATTATCTGAGAGAGAGCTGCTTGGGAAGCTCCAGACCTGCTAAAGACTATCCACTTGTTACA CCCAACGAGGACAGGAATATTCTCGAGGAGGCTCAGGGATATGAGCCCAAAGGCACCTTCATCCCCCTTATCCCCAAG